The proteins below come from a single Anguilla rostrata isolate EN2019 chromosome 3, ASM1855537v3, whole genome shotgun sequence genomic window:
- the trappc14 gene encoding trafficking protein particle complex subunit 14, with product MVLMMESQCEYFMYFPAVPISDLSDPARYRTLPRRSHLYLGETVRFLLVLRCRDAAGSGGAGAGGSECTSSRAWRELAGSLCAVASVSPGESRQRTQPHHDYQSSGDEGNEEADEEDAAAACTGRWDTRNRGFRDCKPLLIHNNTGSGGREYRRAPLQSPLDEPVVLTDEVIFPLTVSLDKLPVSTLKVKIIVTVWKQDVEKAEVREHGYLTILQQRSPTHTFRHDLNTFKAQVSTTLTVLPPPSVKCQQMTVSGKHLTVLKVLNGCSQEEVCIRDVRILPNFNASYLPMMPDGSVLLVDNVCHQSGEVAMASFYRMDSLSCRLPSMLSALEEHNFLFQLQLSDQPQDDTKEGLEVPLVAVLQWSTPKLPFTNCIYTHYRLPSVRLDRPRFVMTASCPSAVKAREHFRVRYTLLNNLQDFLAVRLVWTPEGRGQCEDQSVNAVVCHSPLSNLGHCQKGSTLSFTVAFQILRAGLFELSQHMKLKLQFTASVSNPPPEARPLSRKNSPSSPAVRDLLDRHQASLGRSQSFSHQQPSRSHLMRTGSVMERRAITPPVGSPIGRPLYHPQEKAILSLDKIAKRECKVLVLEPVS from the exons ATGGTTTTAATGATGGAATCTCAGTGTGagtattttatgtatttccCTGCTGTTCCCATTTCGGACTTGTCAGACCCGGCAAGATATCGGACCCTTCCACGTCGCAGTCATCTTTACCTTGGCGAGACTGTACGTTTCTTGCTTGTTCTGCGCTGCCGAGATGCAGCGGGGAGTGGAGGAGCAGGTGCCGGTGGGTCTGAATGCACCAGCAGCCGAGCTTGGAGGGAACTTGCTGGTTCGCTGTGTGCGGTGGCCAGTGTCAGTCCTGGTGAAAGCAGACAACGAACTCAGCCGCATCATGACTACCAGAGCAGCGGGGACGAGGGTAACGAGGAGGCCGACGAGGAAGACGCTGCTGCGGCTTGCACAGGCAGATGGGACACGAGGAACCGGGGCTTCAGGGATTGCAAGCCGCTCCTTATACATAATAACACAGGCAGCGGAGGGCGAGAGTACCGAAGAGCTCCGTTGCAG tctcCTCTGGATGAGCCGGTCGTACTGACAGATGAGGTCATCTTCCCCTTGACCGTTTCTCTTGACAAACTCCCTGTCAGCACCCTCAAGGTTAAG ATCATTGTGACAGTATGGAAGCAGGATGTGGAGAAGGCAGAAGTTCGGGAGCATGGGTACCTCACCATTCTTCAGCAGCGCAGCCCGACCCACACCTTCCGCCATGACCTGAACACCTTCAAGGCCCAGG tcaGTACCACGTTGACTGTTCTTCCGCCCCCCAGCGTGAAGTGTCAACAGATGACCGTATCAGGAAAACATCTCACTGTCCTGAAAG TGTTAAACGGCTGTTCTCAGGAAGAGGTGTGCATTCGTGATGTGCGGATTCTGCCAAACTTCAATGCATCCTACCTTCCCATGATGCCCGATGGCTCCGTGCTGCTTGTTGATAACGTCTG CCATCAGTCAGGGGAGGTTGCAATGGCATCCTTTTACCGGATGGATAGTCTTTCCTGCcgccttcccagcatgctcagtgcTCTGGAGGAGCACAACTTCCTTTTCCAGCTGCAGCTCAGTGATCAGCCACAAGACGACACAAAGGAG GGTCTGGAGGTGCCTTTGGTGGCAGTGCTTCAGTGGTCCACACCCAAACTGCCCTTCACCAACTGTATTTACACACATTACAG GTTGCCCAGCGTGAGGCTGGACCGGCCACGGTTCGTGATGACTGCTAGTTGCCCAAGTGCAGTGAAGGCCCGGGAGCACTTCCGGGTCAGATACACACTGCTGAACAACCTGCAGGACTTCCTGGCTGTCCGTCTGGTCTGGACCCCTGAGG gTCGTGGTCAATGTGAGGACCAGTCAGTGAATGCAGTGGTGTGTCACTCTCCTCTCAGTAACCTTGGTCACTGTCAAAAGGGcagcactctctctttcaccgtGGCCTTCCAAATATTGCGGGCGGGGCTCTTCGAG ctcagtcAGCACATGAAGCTCAAGCTGCAGTTCACTGCCTCTGTTTCCAACCCCCCGCCCGAGGCCCGGCCCCTGTCCCGCAAGAACAGCCCCTCCAGCCCGGCCGTACGAGACCTGCTGGACCGCCACCAGGCCAGTCTGGGCCGCTCCCAGTCCTTTTCCCACCAGCAGCCCTCCCGATCCCACCTTATGAG GACAGGCAGTGTTATGGAGCGCCGTGCCATCACCCCTCCCGTGGGCTCCCCCATCGGCCGGCCACTGTACCACCCCCAGGAAAAGGCCATCCTCTCTCTTGACAAAATAGCAAAGAGGGAGTGCAAAGTACTGGTGCTGGAGCCAGTCAGttag
- the gal3st4 gene encoding galactose-3-O-sulfotransferase 4 isoform X4, translating into MRLLGCYRLGLLWKALLVFLAIVFAGQLLGVIFSKSMQPERPNPLFSLSPLDSQDSSLGSCRPHTHVMFLKTHKTASSTVLNMLYRFGDERSLRFALPLGYQFGYPLPFNAHRVKGYRGPHVVDFSIMGNHMRFHKPEVDKVMPSDTFYFSILRDPVALAESSYAYYKAVAPAFKRAKGLADFAEDPQQFYDPRLRNNHYARNLLWFDFGLDHNANFSESLARKGELAVRRAFSLILLSEHFDQSMVLLRHALCWPLDAVVSFSLNARQQKSNKGSSNGGLGLSDEQRRKLREWNALDWHLYQAFNHTFWEEVEKFGRARMESEVALLRSRRDLMARVCLRDGGRPVEASRIRDKTIRPFQSGLVKILGYELQPGLNNATNQACLKMIRPEIQYKDLLDARQFPRSPQPAAAGVAPYKKEMGHPRMMERGGMRVGEREREWDRSWVSRNQTSSLSAGKGQLR; encoded by the exons TATGCAGCCTGAAAGGCCCAATCCTCTGTTCTCCCTTTCCCCTCTGGACTCTCAGGACTCATCCCTTGGTTCCTGCCGGCCCCATACCCACGTCATGTTCCTGAAGACCCACAAGACAGCCAGCAGCACTGTTCTCAATATGCTGTATCGCTTTGGGGATGAGAGGAGCCTACGCTTTGCCTTGCCTCTGGGGTACCAGTTTGGCTACCCATTGCCCTTCAATGCCCACAGGGTAAAAGGCTACCGGGGACCACATGTTGTGGACTTCAGCATCATGGGCAACCACATGCGCTTCCACAAGCCAGAG GTTGATAAGGTCATGCCCAGTGATACCTTCTATTTCTCGATTTTGCGTGACCCAGTGGCCCTGGCAGAGTCCTCATATGCGTACTACAAAGCTGTGGCCCCTGCCTTCAAGCGAGCAAAGGGGCTGGCGGATTTTGCAGAAGACCCCCAGCAGTTCTATGACCCCCGTCTGCGCAACAACCACTATGCTCGCAATCTCCTGTGGTTCGACTTTGGCTTGGACCACAATGCCAATTTCTCTGAGTCCCTGGCCCGGAAAGGAGAGTTGGCTGTGCGTCGGGCCTTCAGTCTGATACTGCTGTCAGAGCACTTTGACCAGTCAATGGTATTGCTCCGccatgccctctgctggccactGGATGCAGTAGTCTCCTTTAGCTTGAATGCACGGCAGCAGAAGAGCAACAAAGGGAGCTCAAATGGGGGCTTAGGACTCTCAGATGAGCAGAGGCGCAAACTCAGAGAGTGGAATGCACTGGACTGGCACCTCTACCAGGCCTTCAATCACACCTtctgggaggaggtggagaaatTTGGGAGGGCAAGGATGGAGTCGGAGGTGGCCCTCCTGAGGTCTCGGAGGGATTTGATGGCACGTGTCTGCCTGCGGGATGGAGGGCGGCCAGTAGAGGCCAGTCGAATACGGGACAAGACTATTCGGCCCTTCCAGAGTGGCCTGGTTAAGATACTGGGCTATGAACTGCAGCCAGGGCTGAACAATGCCACCAACCAGGCTTGTCTGAAAATGATCAGGCCTGAGATCCAGTACAAGGACTTGCTAGATGCTCGACAGTTCCCCAGATCCCCtcagcctgcagctgctggtgtAGCCCCCTATAAAAAGGAGATGGGTCATCCCAGAATGATGGAGCGTGGTGGtatgagggtgggggagagggagagagaatgggacAGGAGCTGGGTGAGTCGCAACCAAACCTCATCATTAAGCGCCGGGAAGGGGCAACTGAGATAG
- the gal3st4 gene encoding galactose-3-O-sulfotransferase 4 isoform X2 yields MAFRRKARRMRLLGCYRLGLLWKALLVFLAIVFAGQLLGVIFSKSMQPERPNPLFSLSPLDSQDSSLGSCRPHTHVMFLKTHKTASSTVLNMLYRFGDERSLRFALPLGYQFGYPLPFNAHRVKGYRGPHVVDFSIMGNHMRFHKPEVDKVMPSDTFYFSILRDPVALAESSYAYYKAVAPAFKRAKGLADFAEDPQQFYDPRLRNNHYARNLLWFDFGLDHNANFSESLARKGELAVRRAFSLILLSEHFDQSMVLLRHALCWPLDAVVSFSLNARQQKSNKGSSNGGLGLSDEQRRKLREWNALDWHLYQAFNHTFWEEVEKFGRARMESEVALLRSRRDLMARVCLRDGGRPVEASRIRDKTIRPFQSGLVKILGYELQPGLNNATNQACLKMIRPEIQYKDLLDARQFPRSPQPAAAGVAPYKKEMGHPRMMERGGMRVGEREREWDRSWVSRNQTSSLSAGKGQLR; encoded by the exons TATGCAGCCTGAAAGGCCCAATCCTCTGTTCTCCCTTTCCCCTCTGGACTCTCAGGACTCATCCCTTGGTTCCTGCCGGCCCCATACCCACGTCATGTTCCTGAAGACCCACAAGACAGCCAGCAGCACTGTTCTCAATATGCTGTATCGCTTTGGGGATGAGAGGAGCCTACGCTTTGCCTTGCCTCTGGGGTACCAGTTTGGCTACCCATTGCCCTTCAATGCCCACAGGGTAAAAGGCTACCGGGGACCACATGTTGTGGACTTCAGCATCATGGGCAACCACATGCGCTTCCACAAGCCAGAG GTTGATAAGGTCATGCCCAGTGATACCTTCTATTTCTCGATTTTGCGTGACCCAGTGGCCCTGGCAGAGTCCTCATATGCGTACTACAAAGCTGTGGCCCCTGCCTTCAAGCGAGCAAAGGGGCTGGCGGATTTTGCAGAAGACCCCCAGCAGTTCTATGACCCCCGTCTGCGCAACAACCACTATGCTCGCAATCTCCTGTGGTTCGACTTTGGCTTGGACCACAATGCCAATTTCTCTGAGTCCCTGGCCCGGAAAGGAGAGTTGGCTGTGCGTCGGGCCTTCAGTCTGATACTGCTGTCAGAGCACTTTGACCAGTCAATGGTATTGCTCCGccatgccctctgctggccactGGATGCAGTAGTCTCCTTTAGCTTGAATGCACGGCAGCAGAAGAGCAACAAAGGGAGCTCAAATGGGGGCTTAGGACTCTCAGATGAGCAGAGGCGCAAACTCAGAGAGTGGAATGCACTGGACTGGCACCTCTACCAGGCCTTCAATCACACCTtctgggaggaggtggagaaatTTGGGAGGGCAAGGATGGAGTCGGAGGTGGCCCTCCTGAGGTCTCGGAGGGATTTGATGGCACGTGTCTGCCTGCGGGATGGAGGGCGGCCAGTAGAGGCCAGTCGAATACGGGACAAGACTATTCGGCCCTTCCAGAGTGGCCTGGTTAAGATACTGGGCTATGAACTGCAGCCAGGGCTGAACAATGCCACCAACCAGGCTTGTCTGAAAATGATCAGGCCTGAGATCCAGTACAAGGACTTGCTAGATGCTCGACAGTTCCCCAGATCCCCtcagcctgcagctgctggtgtAGCCCCCTATAAAAAGGAGATGGGTCATCCCAGAATGATGGAGCGTGGTGGtatgagggtgggggagagggagagagaatgggacAGGAGCTGGGTGAGTCGCAACCAAACCTCATCATTAAGCGCCGGGAAGGGGCAACTGAGATAG
- the gal3st4 gene encoding galactose-3-O-sulfotransferase 4 isoform X1 — protein MAFRRKARRMRLLGCYRLGLLWKALLVFLAIVFAGQLLGVIFSKSSMQPERPNPLFSLSPLDSQDSSLGSCRPHTHVMFLKTHKTASSTVLNMLYRFGDERSLRFALPLGYQFGYPLPFNAHRVKGYRGPHVVDFSIMGNHMRFHKPEVDKVMPSDTFYFSILRDPVALAESSYAYYKAVAPAFKRAKGLADFAEDPQQFYDPRLRNNHYARNLLWFDFGLDHNANFSESLARKGELAVRRAFSLILLSEHFDQSMVLLRHALCWPLDAVVSFSLNARQQKSNKGSSNGGLGLSDEQRRKLREWNALDWHLYQAFNHTFWEEVEKFGRARMESEVALLRSRRDLMARVCLRDGGRPVEASRIRDKTIRPFQSGLVKILGYELQPGLNNATNQACLKMIRPEIQYKDLLDARQFPRSPQPAAAGVAPYKKEMGHPRMMERGGMRVGEREREWDRSWVSRNQTSSLSAGKGQLR, from the exons CAGTATGCAGCCTGAAAGGCCCAATCCTCTGTTCTCCCTTTCCCCTCTGGACTCTCAGGACTCATCCCTTGGTTCCTGCCGGCCCCATACCCACGTCATGTTCCTGAAGACCCACAAGACAGCCAGCAGCACTGTTCTCAATATGCTGTATCGCTTTGGGGATGAGAGGAGCCTACGCTTTGCCTTGCCTCTGGGGTACCAGTTTGGCTACCCATTGCCCTTCAATGCCCACAGGGTAAAAGGCTACCGGGGACCACATGTTGTGGACTTCAGCATCATGGGCAACCACATGCGCTTCCACAAGCCAGAG GTTGATAAGGTCATGCCCAGTGATACCTTCTATTTCTCGATTTTGCGTGACCCAGTGGCCCTGGCAGAGTCCTCATATGCGTACTACAAAGCTGTGGCCCCTGCCTTCAAGCGAGCAAAGGGGCTGGCGGATTTTGCAGAAGACCCCCAGCAGTTCTATGACCCCCGTCTGCGCAACAACCACTATGCTCGCAATCTCCTGTGGTTCGACTTTGGCTTGGACCACAATGCCAATTTCTCTGAGTCCCTGGCCCGGAAAGGAGAGTTGGCTGTGCGTCGGGCCTTCAGTCTGATACTGCTGTCAGAGCACTTTGACCAGTCAATGGTATTGCTCCGccatgccctctgctggccactGGATGCAGTAGTCTCCTTTAGCTTGAATGCACGGCAGCAGAAGAGCAACAAAGGGAGCTCAAATGGGGGCTTAGGACTCTCAGATGAGCAGAGGCGCAAACTCAGAGAGTGGAATGCACTGGACTGGCACCTCTACCAGGCCTTCAATCACACCTtctgggaggaggtggagaaatTTGGGAGGGCAAGGATGGAGTCGGAGGTGGCCCTCCTGAGGTCTCGGAGGGATTTGATGGCACGTGTCTGCCTGCGGGATGGAGGGCGGCCAGTAGAGGCCAGTCGAATACGGGACAAGACTATTCGGCCCTTCCAGAGTGGCCTGGTTAAGATACTGGGCTATGAACTGCAGCCAGGGCTGAACAATGCCACCAACCAGGCTTGTCTGAAAATGATCAGGCCTGAGATCCAGTACAAGGACTTGCTAGATGCTCGACAGTTCCCCAGATCCCCtcagcctgcagctgctggtgtAGCCCCCTATAAAAAGGAGATGGGTCATCCCAGAATGATGGAGCGTGGTGGtatgagggtgggggagagggagagagaatgggacAGGAGCTGGGTGAGTCGCAACCAAACCTCATCATTAAGCGCCGGGAAGGGGCAACTGAGATAG
- the gal3st4 gene encoding galactose-3-O-sulfotransferase 4 isoform X3, producing MRLLGCYRLGLLWKALLVFLAIVFAGQLLGVIFSKSSMQPERPNPLFSLSPLDSQDSSLGSCRPHTHVMFLKTHKTASSTVLNMLYRFGDERSLRFALPLGYQFGYPLPFNAHRVKGYRGPHVVDFSIMGNHMRFHKPEVDKVMPSDTFYFSILRDPVALAESSYAYYKAVAPAFKRAKGLADFAEDPQQFYDPRLRNNHYARNLLWFDFGLDHNANFSESLARKGELAVRRAFSLILLSEHFDQSMVLLRHALCWPLDAVVSFSLNARQQKSNKGSSNGGLGLSDEQRRKLREWNALDWHLYQAFNHTFWEEVEKFGRARMESEVALLRSRRDLMARVCLRDGGRPVEASRIRDKTIRPFQSGLVKILGYELQPGLNNATNQACLKMIRPEIQYKDLLDARQFPRSPQPAAAGVAPYKKEMGHPRMMERGGMRVGEREREWDRSWVSRNQTSSLSAGKGQLR from the exons CAGTATGCAGCCTGAAAGGCCCAATCCTCTGTTCTCCCTTTCCCCTCTGGACTCTCAGGACTCATCCCTTGGTTCCTGCCGGCCCCATACCCACGTCATGTTCCTGAAGACCCACAAGACAGCCAGCAGCACTGTTCTCAATATGCTGTATCGCTTTGGGGATGAGAGGAGCCTACGCTTTGCCTTGCCTCTGGGGTACCAGTTTGGCTACCCATTGCCCTTCAATGCCCACAGGGTAAAAGGCTACCGGGGACCACATGTTGTGGACTTCAGCATCATGGGCAACCACATGCGCTTCCACAAGCCAGAG GTTGATAAGGTCATGCCCAGTGATACCTTCTATTTCTCGATTTTGCGTGACCCAGTGGCCCTGGCAGAGTCCTCATATGCGTACTACAAAGCTGTGGCCCCTGCCTTCAAGCGAGCAAAGGGGCTGGCGGATTTTGCAGAAGACCCCCAGCAGTTCTATGACCCCCGTCTGCGCAACAACCACTATGCTCGCAATCTCCTGTGGTTCGACTTTGGCTTGGACCACAATGCCAATTTCTCTGAGTCCCTGGCCCGGAAAGGAGAGTTGGCTGTGCGTCGGGCCTTCAGTCTGATACTGCTGTCAGAGCACTTTGACCAGTCAATGGTATTGCTCCGccatgccctctgctggccactGGATGCAGTAGTCTCCTTTAGCTTGAATGCACGGCAGCAGAAGAGCAACAAAGGGAGCTCAAATGGGGGCTTAGGACTCTCAGATGAGCAGAGGCGCAAACTCAGAGAGTGGAATGCACTGGACTGGCACCTCTACCAGGCCTTCAATCACACCTtctgggaggaggtggagaaatTTGGGAGGGCAAGGATGGAGTCGGAGGTGGCCCTCCTGAGGTCTCGGAGGGATTTGATGGCACGTGTCTGCCTGCGGGATGGAGGGCGGCCAGTAGAGGCCAGTCGAATACGGGACAAGACTATTCGGCCCTTCCAGAGTGGCCTGGTTAAGATACTGGGCTATGAACTGCAGCCAGGGCTGAACAATGCCACCAACCAGGCTTGTCTGAAAATGATCAGGCCTGAGATCCAGTACAAGGACTTGCTAGATGCTCGACAGTTCCCCAGATCCCCtcagcctgcagctgctggtgtAGCCCCCTATAAAAAGGAGATGGGTCATCCCAGAATGATGGAGCGTGGTGGtatgagggtgggggagagggagagagaatgggacAGGAGCTGGGTGAGTCGCAACCAAACCTCATCATTAAGCGCCGGGAAGGGGCAACTGAGATAG